Proteins from one Salaquimonas pukyongi genomic window:
- the mscL gene encoding large conductance mechanosensitive channel protein MscL — protein MIEEFKKFILKGNVMDLAVGVIIGAAFGAITASLVEDVLMPIIGAIFGGLDFSNYFAPLSNGVTATTLEAAKEQGAVLAYGNFITAVINFIIIGFIVFLMVKAVNRLMEKEAEAPSAPPAPTKDQVLLEEIRDALVKKKR, from the coding sequence ATGATTGAGGAATTCAAAAAGTTCATCCTGAAAGGCAATGTCATGGACCTTGCCGTCGGGGTTATCATCGGTGCCGCATTCGGCGCCATTACCGCGTCGCTGGTCGAGGATGTCCTTATGCCGATTATCGGCGCCATATTCGGGGGCCTGGATTTTTCCAACTACTTTGCGCCGCTGTCCAACGGCGTGACGGCTACGACGCTCGAAGCCGCCAAGGAGCAGGGCGCGGTCCTTGCCTATGGCAATTTCATCACCGCAGTGATCAATTTCATCATCATCGGATTCATCGTCTTCCTGATGGTCAAAGCTGTCAATCGCCTGATGGAAAAGGAAGCCGAAGCTCCCTCCGCGCCGCCGGCCCCGACCAAGGATCAGGTTCTGCTGGAGGAAATCCGCGATGCGCTGGTAAAGAAGAAGCGCTGA